One Mangrovimonas cancribranchiae DNA segment encodes these proteins:
- a CDS encoding YitT family protein, which produces MNRTISETLDLRSILSLKSLILKLLGVICAVVAIKGFMIPNHFLDGGLLGISILLHEFYHIDVWLPLLLLNIPFVIIGYKKIGKNFAAHALLSLIFLGIALIILPVPEVTKDHFLVAVFGGVFVGLGIGFVIRSGGVIDGLEVIAEYTNKQFGLSTSEIIMAINTTIFLIIAFFLGIEKAMYSIVTFFTAIKISDYVVDGFEKLISLTIISPNSEMIKSMVVNEFDKPITVYKGERGNLPGSFGIKADCDIIVTVVTRLEVHKIKKAIAERDPKAFMFVQNIREVGGGILSKKSGH; this is translated from the coding sequence ATGAATAGAACAATATCAGAAACACTTGATTTACGATCAATCTTATCATTAAAATCCTTAATATTAAAACTTTTAGGAGTTATCTGCGCTGTAGTCGCCATAAAAGGGTTTATGATTCCCAATCACTTTTTAGATGGAGGACTATTGGGAATATCTATTTTACTACATGAATTTTACCATATAGATGTATGGTTACCATTGTTATTACTCAACATTCCTTTTGTAATTATTGGATACAAAAAAATAGGGAAAAATTTTGCAGCACATGCGTTATTATCTTTAATATTTTTAGGTATAGCATTGATAATTTTACCAGTCCCAGAAGTAACCAAAGATCATTTTTTAGTAGCTGTGTTTGGAGGTGTTTTTGTAGGGCTGGGTATAGGTTTTGTTATAAGAAGCGGAGGCGTAATCGATGGATTGGAGGTGATTGCCGAATATACCAATAAACAATTTGGACTATCAACCTCAGAGATTATAATGGCTATAAACACAACAATATTTTTAATCATCGCCTTTTTTCTAGGTATTGAAAAAGCAATGTATTCTATAGTCACTTTCTTTACAGCTATTAAAATATCTGATTATGTAGTTGATGGCTTTGAAAAACTGATTTCCTTGACCATTATTTCTCCCAATTCTGAAATGATTAAATCCATGGTAGTCAATGAATTTGACAAGCCCATCACCGTATATAAAGGAGAAAGGGGGAACCTTCCTGGCTCTTTCGGAATAAAAGCCGATTGTGATATAATTGTTACGGTTGTTACCAGATTGGAAGTGCATAAAATCAAAAAAGCCATTGCAGAAAGAGACCCCAAAGCATTTATGTTTGTACAAAACATTAGAGAGGTTGGTGGTGGGATTTTAAGTAAAAAAAGCGGGCATTGA
- a CDS encoding HD domain-containing protein: MRASFSTIKLHVLRKLLNTLPNYLTYHSVAHTKYVLEKVIYIASKEGVTGHDLFLLKIAALYHDIGFIQTHIEHEKIGCEIVRKELPKFEISKEDIEAICGMIMATKIPQQPKTHLEEILADADLEYLGTKHFFSVSELLYQELKYYNTDLSREEWNKIQINFIENHQYHTNFCRRYKSFRKEKHLKALKMR; this comes from the coding sequence ATGAGAGCTTCTTTCAGCACCATAAAATTACATGTCTTAAGAAAATTGTTAAATACCCTACCCAATTATCTAACCTACCATAGTGTTGCGCATACCAAATACGTTCTTGAAAAAGTGATTTACATTGCTTCAAAGGAAGGAGTTACTGGTCATGATTTGTTTTTATTGAAAATAGCTGCCTTATATCATGATATTGGCTTTATTCAAACCCATATTGAGCATGAGAAAATAGGTTGTGAAATTGTAAGAAAAGAATTGCCCAAGTTTGAAATTTCAAAAGAAGACATTGAAGCCATTTGCGGAATGATCATGGCTACAAAAATCCCACAACAACCAAAGACGCATTTAGAAGAAATCCTAGCTGATGCCGATTTGGAGTACTTAGGGACAAAACATTTCTTTTCGGTTAGTGAATTATTATATCAGGAACTAAAATATTATAATACTGATCTATCGCGAGAAGAATGGAATAAAATTCAAATCAACTTCATCGAAAATCATCAATATCACACTAATTTTTGTAGACGCTATAAATCTTTTAGAAAGGAAAAACACCTTAAAGCTCTAAAAATGAGGTAA
- a CDS encoding T9SS type A sorting domain-containing protein, translating to MKINLFQHKKVFNLIICLLISFVSYSQTVDLIAEIDEDAPFTNGQTFNYTLEAVAGSSIYAGLTVVLNYDPSVLQVNSISQVYNFDFQTDDISQLGIISFSGGDLGSPFLTGTITAFTVEFTVLDASQTVSITHDLEGTTRTKVSDTLGNSVLGQTNDIHIDPNGSVDLLASVNVMPPFTNGQTITYTMQAIAGGTVYAGLTTKLLYNPAVLQFVSLTPVYNFDFNFDETTVPGVIEFSGGDFSPFLTGTITVYTIDFIVLDASQTVSIIHDYSSGDKTQVVDTNGTDILDEANDIIFETLTIEDGNTSFKKNIAIYPNPVGKKLYIKNTHKNNNLIIKSVFISDLNGRVVKHFKGSFENEYEVDVSSLEASIYFVKVVSNSNQTFQHKIVKH from the coding sequence ATGAAAATTAATCTGTTCCAACACAAAAAGGTATTTAACCTAATAATATGCCTATTAATTAGTTTTGTAAGTTACTCTCAAACTGTAGACTTAATTGCAGAAATAGATGAAGATGCTCCATTTACCAATGGGCAAACCTTTAATTATACATTAGAAGCTGTAGCGGGTAGTTCGATTTACGCAGGCTTAACAGTTGTTTTAAATTATGATCCATCTGTATTACAAGTCAATTCAATTTCTCAAGTATATAATTTCGATTTTCAAACAGATGATATCTCTCAACTAGGAATAATTAGTTTTTCGGGAGGTGATTTAGGAAGTCCATTTTTAACAGGAACAATTACAGCTTTTACTGTTGAGTTTACTGTTTTAGATGCTTCACAAACGGTTTCAATAACCCATGATTTAGAAGGAACCACTAGAACAAAAGTATCCGACACATTAGGGAATTCTGTTTTAGGACAAACTAATGATATACATATTGATCCCAATGGTTCTGTCGATTTATTAGCAAGTGTAAATGTAATGCCGCCTTTTACTAATGGACAAACCATTACATATACTATGCAAGCTATTGCTGGAGGAACCGTTTATGCTGGTTTAACCACAAAATTATTGTACAACCCAGCTGTACTACAATTTGTTTCCTTGACACCTGTATATAATTTTGATTTTAATTTTGATGAAACTACAGTACCAGGAGTTATAGAATTTAGTGGAGGCGACTTTAGCCCCTTTCTAACAGGAACAATAACCGTTTATACTATAGATTTTATTGTTTTAGATGCTTCGCAAACTGTTTCAATAATACATGATTATAGTAGTGGAGATAAAACTCAAGTTGTAGATACTAATGGTACAGATATTTTAGATGAGGCTAACGATATTATTTTTGAAACTTTAACAATAGAAGATGGTAATACGTCTTTTAAAAAAAACATAGCAATCTATCCTAATCCAGTAGGAAAAAAGCTTTACATAAAAAATACACATAAAAATAATAACCTTATAATTAAAAGTGTCTTTATCTCCGATTTAAACGGACGTGTAGTAAAACATTTTAAAGGGAGCTTTGAAAATGAATATGAGGTAGATGTTTCATCACTAGAAGCCTCTATTTATTTTGTTAAGGTTGTATCCAACTCAAATCAAACTTTTCAACATAAAATTGTAAAACATTAA